The Clavelina lepadiformis chromosome 1, kaClaLepa1.1, whole genome shotgun sequence genome segment CAGTCAAGGTATGCCACGAAGGCGGCACAGACGACACTTGAAACTGTACAACGACTGTTTCACCGCAAGTGAAGCGATCGACTTCCTTCATGTTTTGCTAAAGCAAAATCATAATATTGGCAATGAAGTAACAAGAATGCAggtacataaaaatttaattatctTTTTCTTCACATCCTGGTTTGCTCCATTAATGTATTAATTGCTCCattaatgtaaataaacatatacATATCAACTATCACTCGCACTTGAATTGTGCTAAAGCGGTTAccaattgtttaaaaagtaaaaataagattacgaaaatttgttaaatcaGTAAACACCATTAATCAGGCACATCACTATTGTTTGCGTTCTCAATTAAATCAGATCAAGTAGACAGCTAATTACATATCACCGTTTGAACATAATGTGTATCATAATCACATCTTGTATGAATATTTTCCAGTTTTAAGtaacaaagtataacaattttaatatttttccacCATAACCTTGACATGTGGCATTAAACTGAATATCCAATGAACTAAATCCATGTGAATTGATTACAGTCAACCAATTACAGTGCTAATTTTAGTAATTCTGGAAGTATTAGGATTGGTTTCTGGTATCATACTTAGTTTATCGagatataaaaaattgtttcactTTCTATCACATATCTTAGAATCTATCACTTCACAATTACATCTCCAtgcaattaacatttttatgccTAGACCGTTCAACTGCTGCGAAAGTTCTATAAAAATCACATAATTGAAGACATTCAAGGTAAATGGGGAAGTGAGGACTTGCATGATGACAATCGCTTGTATAGGTGAGTTATAGCAAATTcttgatattttaatttagCTGTGGAATTTTATCACTACGTCATTCATTTATAATATCCACAACTGTTTTTTAGATTCATAAATAAAGAAGAATTTGAAAGAGACATTCAACCAATGCGTAAACCATTGTCGCTTGTTAATGAAAACACCATTAGTGATACCACATCAGCGAAAAATGGCCAAAAGTCAACCATtgaattaaagtttaaaaacagaaagagtttgtttaaaatcaaaCCTGAGTTAACCAGAGGTAAAGTAATTTATATTAAACTGTCAAAACTGTTTAGAACTTTAGAGAGGAGAGTATCAGGGTAATTGACAATGTATTGTTAACTTTCTATTTACAGTAGAATCCGCTTAATATGACCACCTGGTTTTTATAACCATTTTGTTATGGTACCAAATTTTGTCGTATAAAACTCTTCCATTTACTATGACCAGTCTACATATTTTATGGCCACTTTTACAGATTTTTCTATCAATTGTTTCGTGTCAATTATGCAACTTGACGGAGACAATTGTGCATTTATTCCCAATTTGCCTACTGACGTTCATTTTAATGTTACTGCTTATCGTTAATGAAATATGTGATGCATTTGACATATTTTCTCATTTTATGCCTAATTGTATTGATCCTGGTGTGATTACACAGTACTGTAGCAGTTTCGGTTATTTTGACAAGGTGGTCATAATAAGCGTAGTTTACTGTATTtactttgctttattttttaggTGATTCAAATGACACTTCTTCCAAATCTGCTTTGTCATCTCCTCCGACCAAAAAGCCACCTTTGCCTCCTATTCCACAGTGCAAGGAGTTTTCAAAAACGATAACGGATGATGATGTTAATAATGTTTGGAAAGATGTTTTGTGTGGAAATATTAAACGTACTTTGCAGCTGGACACTTTGGACGATTTGGTGCTTTCACAGAATATGAAAGGTTACAATTCAAATAGCAGCTTTTCAACTtgatattatttattatttatgattttattcaaatttCAGGTGAATGGATTAAACACAATGCAACCAAAGTTGGCAAATCAGGTGTTGTACAAGTTCCAGTTGACCAAGACTTACCTTATTGGACCCTTAGTGCAATGACTTGTTTGGCGAACTGGCCAAATGGAAAAAATTCTGGTAAGTACAGCGGCTCGACCTTAGAAAGCAAGTACcagtatatattttttgctaaCCAAAGTTCCATTTCAATAACTGATAACTTGTTTACTTCTTTGTATAACGTTTGGAAAAgcatttgttttatatatCCTTTATAGGGCTTACCTGTTATCCTGGGTTTGAGAAAGACGTTTTCAAAGCAATTTGTGATTACTACTGCAAGAGTGGAATATCATCAATGCCTCTACCTAAAGATTTTGAGAATGAAAAAAACGAGAGTGAGCCAGTATCAGACGAGATCTATGATGGCCAGACTAAAAAGCCTCTAACCGAACCCTTATTAacatttgaactttatgaaatCTTCACTAACATAATATGCTTGCTGAATCCTAAAATGAATACCATTGCCATTGAAGCTTTGAAATACTGTCTTTTACTGGTACCTCCACCTAACCGCAGAAAACTACATCTTCTTTTGCGACTTATGGCTAAAGTATGTACAAACCCACATTTGGATCACATGAGTAGAGATATTTCTACCAGGTATTAATGATAAAGAATTAATATCATGTAATCTGCTTtaactaatttatatttttaggtAAGccgaaattcaatttttaaaatttttatcttgtcTAACAGAGTTTTGCTTTTACACACATTCTCACGACATATCTTGTCATGCTTTGAAGAAGTCCATTTAGATGAACTGCTGGCCATGAGACTGGTTACCTTTTTAATAGACCATCATGCAGAGGTATGTTTAGTCGTATGACCTATGGTAGTTTTCTTGTTAACAAAAGCTTTAAATAcgaaaatttggaaactggAAGTAACCCAGCAAGACTCAGAAAACTTTCTCAAGTCTATGGTAGTTACAATAAGAAATATAATTAGGTTCCTTTAGTTTTAAGTGGACAGCTTTCTATTGTATTGCCATGGATCTTGTTAGTTAAAATGTCCAATTAGTCCCAAAACTTGTGCATTGCTATATCATTGTCATCTTTTGTGATGCATTcacattattttttatagtcattttgttatttgatttAACAGGTGATGAAAGTGCCTGAAAATATTGCTGCAGAAGTGgatgaaaaactgaaaaggATTCAAAGACCAGTTTTAcggtaaagaaagtttttaaaatattcaacTGCATAACAAAGAcatttatttaataatttaaatagCCATTCTATCTAATACTAGCCATACCatccaaaaacaaaataattgtaaataatACCCTTTGTCATATTAGGTACACTGAAGGTGACAATGATGGTTCCTTCGTCGAATGTTCTCAAATTCAATGCTCAAATGTCCAGCTGAGACAGAAAGTTCCCCTGcctaggtcaaaatctatggATGTCATGAAATCATTAGTTACAAGTTTAAAATCCAGAAACTCTTCAAATGAAGAATGCTCACTGAAAGAAAAAGCAAGACAGTAAGTTGTTACACAGTATTTGTTATTCTCTGTATGAACTGCTATAGATTGATACAAAGTACTGtgtaatatataaaaaattataattactactgtataattcaataaaaaatatgaattaaatATAGATTTTAAGTACATTACGAGTTACAAAATTGAACTAATTTTTTAGTCGGAGGTCTATGACATTCAATGTTGATGTGGCACCCAAAGCTTCTTCCAAGTCACAGCACCGTAGCTCTGTATTTCCCACgaaagtgtttcatttaaagaaCAAGTCCCTTGGAGGTAAAAGAAACTTAAAACCAGCTCAATCTTGCCCCGACATATGCGACAGAATCGACCCCAACCCATCACCACCTGCTCTTCCTCCCAAAGCTTCTGGCTTCTCAGGGTCAAgtagaaatttgaaaacattgaTAAATCGATTGAGAAGAAATAAATCCTAACATTTGTTGCATTTCAGCAAATGCTATATGTTCCATTGTACTTGCTCACATTGCTAAGAACTTCAAACATTGTGTGTTTATGAAATATGCAATCAACGCACTGCTCTTTTGAGCATAACCATTCATCACTTTCTGTTAATATTTGTACATTTCCTAATCACTGTTCTCACACAAATGACTTGCCATTTAGTTGATACAAGCACAAATGTTTACCTGCCTAAAGCAACTCATTGAtctttttttgtatttctaaaGGTGTTTTCAGTAATTgtacaaatgtttaattacaCCGCAATTACCAACTGACGTTGCATAGCTGATATGTACATTATCAAAGAATGCCAGTATTTGCAAACGATGGGTACATACTGTAAGTGAATTAAGTTAACAGATATTGGTAAATAGAAAGTGCATATGAATACCAAGAACAAGCAAATACGTAACGTAATGTAGTTCGTCACTATTTGTTGATACAAATGGATATTGTTTATAAAGTCACATCAAGTGATACAAATGCTACATACGCAGGAGTTGCAAGGGTTACACAATACAATGAAACATTAGACATTTTATTGGGACTAGTTAATTTAGTGAAGGGTTGAACAGCTTCCACTtcatatttaatttaaaacttttaacaacaacaatcATTTGTATCAAGCATGAGTTGGCAATTCACAGGCCAATCAAGtattaacagacaaaacttgaATGGTGCAcatccagttacccaaacgcTAGAAACCACATCTTTGCACATTGTATCTATTGTTTTCAGTATGTATTACTATGGCCCatgaaataaatgcaaaaagttacCAAGACAACATTTCTCAAAGTTCACACATTTCCTACTGTTTAAGATAGTTGTAATATTTGAATACATTTTCAATACAAGCACACTTAGTGTCTATGAGTACATACAGATACAACTCATGAAATTAATCAAGCCTATAAAATtgattaaatcaaaaaagtagaaatattaaaaacaccATTTCTGTACATACTCATAGATACTGAAGattagggttaccatattttcgtggtctaaaatccggacactctttagtgcccactagcggtttttaaaaatgaggtatgaacacattgtctgtcaatatgacgtcacactagcaatgctttgcctatccattgtataccggagtggatttttgaacatagtgtcgtgaattcactaggctattgggctatttctgatttgacctctggtgatctctaggctagggtCTAGGTCAGACACGTCGCGTGCCACGTGTTGGACAACCCtgatttacaggattattcccgcaattctaattcccccaaaacgcccatcataaaattccggacatttgagcatttttttattgcaggcAAAATATAAATATCCGGTAAACACCATTTGGTAGATACGTAAGCTTGTCATGATGCTATTTCTTATTCTTCTATATTTCAAATCGTCAGCAGAAAAGCTAGTGATTAAGGATAGATTTAActtaaatatatacaatatatcgCATGGCAAttagaataataataatagatgCCAACTCCTACATTCagtatttaaaattatattgttattaatttaaaccgaaaatatgttttcaacttgtcaagaaaaacaaaattaattccACAAAAACATGTCATGACACCAAATATTACCCAAAACGTAACAGTAAtgtttacattaaaaaaacaataatatctAAAAGCTCATCTAAACGATCAAAGGGTCAACTTtacaagcaaacaaaattcCAAACCAAATCAGAGTAAAAAACTAAGTTTAGAAGTGTCTGCTTTTGAAACggtaaaaaatattatcagtATACAGTAACAATTTGAAAGATTGTCTGTAAAAAGAAGAACgaatgttttaaaagtttctcAAGAgataaaacgaaaacgacactctgtaacaaaactgtcatgtgtcgcatttataaaagcagttaattcagtaagatttaattaatgtgattTTTGCTCTTGCATTTCATTGCAAAGCATCTGTACGTGAGGGCTGTAGGATGTCATCTTCATCTTCACACATGATTGTTAGCTGTCATCTGTGAGACGTGTGCGGGATCTGTTTTTAATGTAGTTCATGTTAGAGAAAAGTTGCTCACATACGTATGTGGATCCAAATATCGACAGGGTCCCAAGAGCATACTATGTTAATCgactaattatgacgtcacaaccagaatgattatgctttcatttactataatgtgctcagtgagataaagacgcgagtgttcttctgtttgtttctaccggggcaataaaattaataagagccgcatcagaaggatgaaagagccgcatgcggctccggagccgcaggttgccgacccctggccTAGCAAGTGATGAagaatgttttgaaatattggAGAGAGAAAAATGAAACGGTTATTATGGTTAACCTAATCCAAACTATGATCCCATTCAGCTTTCCTCTTCTCGAGAAAAGCAGATATTCCTTCTCGTCCATCATGTAAGCTTAAATTCTCCACCATGATATTTGAAGCATCTCTGTCCATAAAATACCAAAAACTATGTTAGATATAATGTAAAGAGTGTGGTAAACATGGAAAATAAGTAAGTCACATACTGATAAGCAGAGTGCCGATCCTTGACCACTTGTCTGTAGAATGTTGATTTTCCAAGAGCTAAAACTGATCGACTTGAGCGTATTATAGTCTCTGCCATTTTT includes the following:
- the LOC143451942 gene encoding DEP domain-containing protein 1B-like, whose translation is MYDTASVPQNMPFPANTKKITPGPYRATKLWNEIIQLFSQGMPRRRHRRHLKLYNDCFTASEAIDFLHVLLKQNHNIGNEVTRMQTVQLLRKFYKNHIIEDIQGKWGSEDLHDDNRLYRFINKEEFERDIQPMRKPLSLVNENTISDTTSAKNGQKSTIELKFKNRKSLFKIKPELTRGDSNDTSSKSALSSPPTKKPPLPPIPQCKEFSKTITDDDVNNVWKDVLCGNIKRTLQLDTLDDLVLSQNMKGEWIKHNATKVGKSGVVQVPVDQDLPYWTLSAMTCLANWPNGKNSGLTCYPGFEKDVFKAICDYYCKSGISSMPLPKDFENEKNESEPVSDEIYDGQTKKPLTEPLLTFELYEIFTNIICLLNPKMNTIAIEALKYCLLLVPPPNRRKLHLLLRLMAKVCTNPHLDHMSRDISTRVLLLHTFSRHILSCFEEVHLDELLAMRLVTFLIDHHAEVMKVPENIAAEVDEKLKRIQRPVLRYTEGDNDGSFVECSQIQCSNVQLRQKVPLPRSKSMDVMKSLVTSLKSRNSSNEECSLKEKARHRRSMTFNVDVAPKASSKSQHRSSVFPTKVFHLKNKSLGGKRNLKPAQSCPDICDRIDPNPSPPALPPKASGFSGSSRNLKTLINRLRRNKS